The Bacillota bacterium DNA segment ACGATCAGCAGTGGTTCCGGCACCTTCGATAATCCTCCTCAGAGATTCTTCGCCTCCAGCACCGCAAGCAACGCGCCGTACTGAACCTGCACAAGGTCGCGGATAGGCACCACGGAGTATTGCAGGTTCTCTTCGATATCGGTTGCCCATCCATCTATCCGCCGAACAAGTTCTGCGCTTGCTTCTTCGACAACGGAATCCGGTGCCACCCCGATCTGCGCAGCGAAGGCACGCTGCAGCATACTGGCAATGAGCATGCGGTAGAAGGTACCGACATAAAGCGAATCAGCTTCCTGGGCCACCGTGGCCTTGGCATCCATGCCCTCTGCCTCCAGAGCCCATTTCTCCTGACTCGGAAGAGACCTCAAGCCTGAACCCACAAACGTGGCTACTGCTTCGAGAAACAGAGTCCCTTCCGTGACTCTGCCGGCCGTGGTCTTGAGCAACCAGTCCAGAGTCTCCAGGATCTCCTTCGCCTTCTGGACTCCCTCGAGTACTACCTCTCGCCGTGTCCTCTCAATGGGTGTGACATCTCCGATCTTGGGGGACATGAAGTACGGAACTTCGGTGACCAGAGAGAATGGCTTGCACACGGTATTGGCGTACTCGGTGCTGCCGGCTCCCGCCACGATGTAAGAGGCGGGATCCCCCTCCGCGTACATCTCGTAGTAGTCGTATGAGTCAGCGGTTGTCGAGGTCTGGTATACTGCAGGATACAGCTCTTTCACCCACGGGACCTCTGGTTCACCGAGGGACAGGGGGATGCCCCGTTCGACCGGGATTCTGTGTAGAATGTCATGCGCTCCTGGCAGGTCCTCTGAGACGTAGTAGTAGGCCCCACCGAAGCCAGCGTTGTGGAGGGAGTACATCACGTCAGGCCGGGCTATGTCGATTGCACGCATCAGAGCCTGAGTCTCCGGCTTGGGGGAGTCCCACACAAACGTCTTGTAGCGCATAGGGAAGGTCCACTCGACCTGGTCCTGCGGCTTGGGGCGGTAGAAGTTCTTCGCGTAGTTGCGGATGCTGAAAGGCCCCCGGAACCATCCCTCATTGAGTCTGGTCCCATCCGGATCCACGCATGGCAGTATGAACCACGTGCGGCCTTCGGCCAATGAGTCATCAGCGGCTATCTCATCGATGAGGAAATGAGCAAGCATGGCCCCGATGGGTTCGTTCGGATGCGGACATGCGAACACCAGGATCCTCGCCGGGCCGTGGCCGATCCTCACCATCGGTATGGGTTGGCCTTCAGTGGAGGTCCCAACGATCTCACATGTGACTGCGGAGGATCTCTCACGTGCGAGATCAAAGGCATGTTGGTACAGTTCCGCCGCCGTAAGAAAGTGCGTATACTCGGGGACCCGTTTGAGCCTATCATCTATTGTCATGAGCTCTCCTCCTGTCACACGGGACTAGTTCAGCTGTTTCGAAAGCCGCGGATCAAG contains these protein-coding regions:
- a CDS encoding M14 family zinc carboxypeptidase, with the protein product MTIDDRLKRVPEYTHFLTAAELYQHAFDLARERSSAVTCEIVGTSTEGQPIPMVRIGHGPARILVFACPHPNEPIGAMLAHFLIDEIAADDSLAEGRTWFILPCVDPDGTRLNEGWFRGPFSIRNYAKNFYRPKPQDQVEWTFPMRYKTFVWDSPKPETQALMRAIDIARPDVMYSLHNAGFGGAYYYVSEDLPGAHDILHRIPVERGIPLSLGEPEVPWVKELYPAVYQTSTTADSYDYYEMYAEGDPASYIVAGAGSTEYANTVCKPFSLVTEVPYFMSPKIGDVTPIERTRREVVLEGVQKAKEILETLDWLLKTTAGRVTEGTLFLEAVATFVGSGLRSLPSQEKWALEAEGMDAKATVAQEADSLYVGTFYRMLIASMLQRAFAAQIGVAPDSVVEEASAELVRRIDGWATDIEENLQYSVVPIRDLVQVQYGALLAVLEAKNL